The Terriglobus tenax genome contains a region encoding:
- a CDS encoding pectinesterase family protein, whose translation MTLRCFATLLLSAAVCTLPAVAADSLKAITVAPQGSADFHTIQEAVDHAPAEGAILRIAPGKYREKIHISKPNIHLIGTGKQPQDVVLSWNDSAKSAGGTGKSGSVSVDADGFAAENLTIENTFELEHERFPGEGSQAVALLMSSDKAVLDRVRLLGAQDTLYANSRTCHDNLPKDGSAPPPGRAACQGSRQYFRDCYIEGHVDYIFGDAKAVFENCELHSRHHDTVMVTAQSRQFPEEDSGYYFLHCRITGQDVGDKVILGRPWRTYSTVLFYDTDIQQKLAADGWSEWGGRLKNSTYREYKSHGPGVNGGQRVVNYPPLTRAEEKSLTPRGLLAGTDKWDPVGAIGRLRKLAR comes from the coding sequence GTGACGCTACGTTGCTTTGCCACGTTGCTGCTTTCTGCTGCTGTCTGTACGCTGCCCGCTGTTGCCGCCGATTCTTTGAAGGCGATTACCGTGGCGCCGCAGGGAAGTGCTGACTTCCACACGATTCAGGAGGCCGTGGACCACGCGCCGGCTGAAGGCGCGATCCTGCGCATCGCTCCGGGCAAGTACCGCGAGAAGATTCACATCAGCAAACCGAACATCCATCTGATCGGCACGGGCAAGCAGCCGCAGGATGTGGTGCTGAGTTGGAACGACTCGGCGAAGTCTGCCGGAGGCACCGGTAAGAGCGGCAGCGTAAGCGTGGACGCCGACGGCTTTGCCGCCGAGAACCTGACCATCGAGAACACCTTTGAGCTGGAGCACGAGCGTTTTCCGGGTGAGGGTTCGCAAGCCGTCGCACTGCTGATGAGCTCGGACAAGGCGGTGCTGGACCGTGTGCGCCTGCTGGGCGCGCAGGACACGCTCTACGCCAACAGCCGCACCTGCCATGACAACCTGCCGAAGGACGGCAGCGCCCCGCCGCCGGGACGAGCCGCCTGCCAGGGCTCGCGGCAGTACTTCCGCGATTGCTATATCGAGGGGCACGTGGACTATATCTTTGGCGACGCCAAGGCGGTCTTTGAGAACTGCGAGCTGCACTCGCGCCACCATGACACGGTGATGGTGACGGCGCAGAGCCGGCAGTTTCCGGAGGAGGACTCGGGCTACTACTTCCTGCACTGCCGCATCACCGGGCAGGACGTGGGCGATAAGGTCATCCTTGGGCGGCCGTGGCGGACATATTCCACGGTCCTGTTCTACGACACCGACATTCAGCAGAAGCTTGCCGCCGATGGGTGGTCCGAGTGGGGTGGCCGTCTGAAGAACAGCACCTACCGCGAATACAAGTCGCACGGACCGGGAGTGAACGGTGGCCAGCGCGTCGTCAACTATCCGCCTCTCACCCGGGCAGAGGAGAAGTCGCTGACTCCCCGGGGCCTGTTGGCGGGAACGGACAAGTGGGATCCGGTTGGCGCGATTGGGCGGCTCCGTAAGCTGGCGCGTTAG
- a CDS encoding GDSL-type esterase/lipase family protein produces the protein MTMRFVAKNVGALLLCAAAAGAVAEDAYVGDHPAQRRAGTTVRIDLIGDSTQTDNAGYGRGFCANLSEKVDCLNMAKGGASTKTYREMGLWDRALSTRPDYMLIQFGHNDMESAEHLARQVTMAEYEANLRRMVEEARAQGIKPVLVTPLTRRYFEKDGKIHSDLLAHAATMKKVASEMKVPLIDLQTESIAYLDKIGEQEGNKLGITKKDKDGNTVPDKTHLDWQGSYIFGRMVAADLGKAVPALKKYVLPKAAELPPQGKLAMDVIEGKPFKIVLTGDSTTALEGGWGPGFCATLTPNVTCVDLAQNGRSTVSFIDEGWWKKSIDEKGQYYFIQFGHNDQKPDPKRHADADGLYADNLRRFIKEVRAIGGIPILVSPLSRRNYKDGKLVKDGLEDYAASVRKVAAEEKVTFLDLFSLSQHYLSMKTQAEADAYNATTHPDARAENGTEVKPDRTHLNDKGKALFGRMVADNVIRTQVELGPNVKGLPEGATPVLQQAAPTDGH, from the coding sequence ATGACGATGCGGTTTGTCGCGAAGAATGTGGGTGCGTTGTTGCTGTGTGCCGCTGCCGCGGGTGCGGTTGCGGAAGACGCGTATGTTGGCGATCATCCGGCACAGCGCCGCGCCGGAACCACGGTGCGCATCGACCTGATCGGTGATTCGACGCAGACCGACAACGCCGGCTATGGTCGCGGCTTCTGCGCCAACCTTTCAGAGAAGGTGGATTGCCTGAACATGGCCAAAGGCGGCGCCAGCACCAAGACCTATCGTGAGATGGGTTTGTGGGACCGCGCGCTGAGCACCAGGCCCGACTACATGCTCATCCAGTTCGGCCATAACGATATGGAGAGCGCTGAGCACCTTGCCCGCCAGGTGACCATGGCCGAGTATGAAGCTAACCTGCGCCGCATGGTGGAGGAGGCACGAGCGCAAGGCATCAAGCCGGTGCTCGTGACTCCGCTGACACGTCGTTACTTTGAGAAGGACGGCAAGATCCATAGTGACCTGCTGGCTCACGCCGCCACCATGAAGAAGGTGGCCAGCGAGATGAAGGTGCCGCTGATTGACCTGCAGACTGAGAGCATTGCCTATCTGGATAAGATTGGCGAGCAGGAAGGCAACAAGCTCGGCATTACCAAGAAGGACAAGGACGGCAACACTGTTCCGGACAAGACGCATCTGGACTGGCAGGGAAGCTATATTTTTGGCCGCATGGTTGCCGCCGATCTGGGCAAAGCCGTTCCGGCGCTGAAGAAGTATGTGCTGCCGAAGGCCGCCGAGCTGCCGCCGCAGGGCAAACTGGCGATGGATGTCATCGAAGGCAAGCCCTTTAAGATCGTCCTGACCGGCGACTCGACCACGGCTCTGGAAGGTGGCTGGGGGCCGGGCTTCTGCGCCACGCTGACACCGAACGTCACCTGTGTGGACCTGGCGCAGAACGGCCGCAGTACGGTCAGCTTTATCGACGAAGGCTGGTGGAAGAAGTCGATCGATGAGAAAGGGCAGTACTACTTCATCCAGTTTGGCCACAATGACCAGAAGCCCGACCCCAAGCGCCACGCGGACGCCGACGGTCTGTATGCCGACAACCTGCGCCGCTTCATTAAGGAAGTGCGTGCAATCGGCGGCATTCCGATCCTGGTCAGCCCGCTTTCGCGGCGCAACTATAAGGACGGCAAGCTGGTGAAGGACGGCCTTGAGGACTACGCCGCCTCCGTACGTAAGGTTGCCGCGGAGGAGAAGGTTACCTTCCTGGACCTGTTCAGCCTGTCACAGCACTACCTGTCTATGAAGACACAGGCCGAGGCGGATGCATACAACGCCACCACGCACCCTGACGCCAGGGCGGAGAACGGCACGGAAGTAAAGCCCGACCGTACTCACCTGAATGACAAGGGCAAGGCGCTGTTTGGCCGCATGGTGGCCGACAACGTCATCCGCACGCAGGTAGAGCTTGGGCCGAATGTGAAGGGGCTGCCTGAGGGAGCGACGCCCGTTCTGCAACAGGCCGCGCCCACGGACGGTCACTAG
- a CDS encoding glycoside hydrolase family 28 protein: MTRSAVFALPFALLSLAAAAQDTRHVVEPVIPKACTVLKSELRAENNALREQDEQKLDSERIQKALDSCGAGKAVALRASGGNNAFLSGPLEMRAGVTLLIEKGVTLYGSRDPKLYDTKPGGCGTSGPESSACRPLISVKDVKNAAIMGEGAIDGRGGSQLIGKSYTWWQQSRAAEPTNTKYSAPRLVVANHADGLILYKVRLHNSPNFHVTVSNTDGFTAWGVHLLTPTVRGTDARNTDGIDPGSSQNVTVTKSWIDNGDDNIAIKAGVHHMSVLDNHFYSGHGMSMGSEARDESDIYVDTLTLDHTTSGVRIKSNVQRGGVVRNVVYRNLCLRDVEVPISISPFYNGQTTDGIEDLGLKGPLTPDYKGIRIENFLSLTPGIVQVAGLNAERATELTLDGVEVRGVKPEQVRARNASVTVGAKGANFTFTGTSVTSTPTPIPSVKSGFSCDNKFVPYQD; the protein is encoded by the coding sequence GTGACTCGTTCTGCCGTTTTTGCCCTTCCGTTCGCATTGTTAAGCCTCGCCGCCGCAGCCCAGGACACCCGCCATGTTGTTGAACCTGTTATCCCAAAGGCGTGCACGGTGCTGAAGTCCGAGCTGCGTGCGGAGAACAACGCCCTGCGCGAGCAGGACGAGCAGAAGCTCGACTCCGAACGCATTCAGAAGGCTCTGGATAGCTGCGGCGCGGGCAAGGCTGTAGCGTTGCGTGCAAGCGGGGGGAACAACGCCTTTCTGAGCGGCCCTCTGGAAATGCGTGCAGGCGTTACTCTGCTGATCGAGAAGGGTGTCACGCTGTATGGATCACGCGACCCGAAGTTGTATGACACCAAGCCCGGCGGGTGCGGTACCTCCGGACCCGAAAGCAGCGCCTGCCGGCCGCTGATCAGTGTGAAGGATGTGAAGAACGCGGCCATTATGGGCGAAGGCGCGATTGATGGCCGTGGCGGCAGCCAGCTGATTGGCAAGAGCTATACCTGGTGGCAGCAGTCGCGCGCGGCTGAGCCGACGAACACGAAGTACTCCGCGCCACGGCTCGTGGTCGCAAATCATGCAGACGGCCTGATCCTGTACAAGGTGCGCCTGCACAACTCGCCCAATTTCCATGTGACGGTCAGCAACACCGACGGCTTTACCGCGTGGGGCGTGCACCTGCTGACGCCCACCGTGCGTGGGACCGATGCGCGTAATACGGATGGCATTGACCCAGGCAGCTCGCAGAATGTGACCGTGACGAAGAGCTGGATCGACAACGGCGACGACAATATCGCCATCAAGGCTGGTGTTCACCACATGAGCGTGCTGGACAATCATTTTTACAGCGGTCATGGCATGTCGATGGGCTCGGAAGCGCGCGACGAAAGTGACATCTACGTAGACACGCTGACGCTGGACCACACCACCAGCGGCGTCCGCATCAAGAGCAATGTGCAGCGCGGCGGCGTGGTGCGCAACGTGGTCTATCGCAACCTGTGCCTGCGGGATGTCGAGGTGCCCATCTCCATCAGCCCCTTCTACAACGGCCAGACGACCGACGGCATTGAAGATCTTGGATTGAAGGGACCGCTGACGCCGGACTACAAGGGCATCCGCATTGAAAACTTCCTCAGCTTGACGCCGGGCATTGTGCAGGTGGCTGGTCTGAACGCTGAGCGTGCGACCGAGTTGACGCTGGATGGCGTGGAAGTTCGCGGTGTGAAACCCGAGCAGGTACGGGCTCGTAATGCCAGTGTGACTGTGGGCGCGAAGGGCGCAAACTTTACCTTTACCGGAACGAGCGTGACCAGCACACCTACGCCGATTCCCTCAGTGAAGTCGGGCTTCAGCTGCGACAACAAGTTTGTTCCGTACCAGGATTAG
- a CDS encoding carboxylesterase/lipase family protein, whose amino-acid sequence MRRRTFLEGGLGAAAMLSSRSLLAFAETRPVVRTSAGEVRGATKDGIASFLGIPYGADTSTRRFQPPVPPTAWTGIRDCIRWGDRSPQLGGSSRARREEPKQNPDTFHLPPDEGPISEDCLHLNVWTPSPSRAGHKKRPVLFYIHGGAYNGGTVNAALYDGTRLAKRGDVVVVTVNHRLNAFGYLYLAELTNDPAYADSGNAGMLDLVLALRWVKDNIASFGGDPNRVTIWGQSGGGAKCATLMAMPAAHGLFHRVMSMSGQQVTAAPKKIATDRSRQFLAKLGLQDVSGTELRQKLDALPLETLEDAARVSGAWLPVVDGGALPRDPFDPDAPPLSNDVPMILGNTHDETRGLIGGGQPALFSITWEDLPAALQKNVGSFLGGMDPKDVVTKYRGWYPLYSPADVFFAAATAFRSWPGQVIEAERRAQSPASNRTWVYQMNWPSPVAGGKFKAPHTLDIPFFFDNLALSPGMIGATKDEIRRAQPLAEAMSQTLITYAKTGNPNNRAIPQWPSYDLSKRFTMMWETKPLVASDPRGEERRLAAQAHYRQPGT is encoded by the coding sequence GTGCGTCGTCGTACATTTCTGGAAGGTGGGCTTGGCGCTGCGGCCATGCTCTCGTCGCGTTCGTTGTTGGCCTTTGCGGAGACGCGGCCCGTGGTCCGCACCTCCGCGGGCGAGGTTCGCGGTGCAACGAAGGACGGCATCGCCAGCTTCCTCGGCATTCCTTACGGAGCCGACACCAGCACCCGCCGCTTCCAGCCGCCTGTGCCGCCCACCGCATGGACAGGCATTCGCGACTGCATCCGTTGGGGAGACCGTTCTCCGCAGCTTGGCGGCAGCAGCCGCGCCCGGCGGGAAGAGCCGAAGCAGAACCCTGACACCTTTCACCTTCCGCCCGATGAAGGCCCCATCAGCGAAGACTGCCTGCACCTGAATGTGTGGACACCGTCGCCTTCGCGCGCTGGTCATAAGAAGCGCCCGGTGCTCTTCTACATCCATGGCGGAGCCTACAACGGCGGTACGGTCAACGCCGCTCTCTACGATGGCACACGGCTGGCGAAGCGTGGCGATGTCGTCGTGGTCACGGTGAACCATCGCCTCAACGCCTTCGGCTATCTCTACCTGGCGGAGCTGACGAACGATCCTGCCTATGCCGATTCCGGCAACGCTGGCATGCTGGATCTGGTGCTGGCCTTGCGCTGGGTGAAGGACAACATCGCCTCGTTTGGCGGCGATCCCAATCGCGTCACTATCTGGGGACAGTCCGGCGGCGGAGCCAAGTGCGCCACCCTGATGGCCATGCCCGCCGCACACGGTCTCTTCCATCGCGTGATGAGCATGAGCGGCCAGCAGGTGACGGCGGCCCCGAAGAAAATTGCGACCGATCGGTCTCGTCAGTTCCTGGCAAAACTCGGCTTGCAGGATGTCTCCGGCACGGAGTTGCGGCAGAAGCTGGACGCATTGCCGCTCGAAACCCTGGAAGACGCCGCCCGTGTCAGTGGCGCGTGGCTCCCGGTAGTGGATGGCGGAGCGCTGCCGCGCGATCCGTTCGACCCGGACGCTCCGCCGCTCTCGAACGACGTGCCGATGATCCTTGGCAACACCCATGACGAGACCCGCGGCCTGATCGGCGGTGGGCAGCCAGCTTTGTTTTCAATCACCTGGGAGGACTTGCCAGCCGCGCTTCAAAAGAACGTCGGCAGCTTCCTCGGCGGCATGGACCCGAAGGATGTGGTCACGAAATATCGCGGCTGGTATCCGCTGTACTCTCCGGCGGACGTCTTTTTTGCCGCCGCGACAGCCTTCCGTTCGTGGCCGGGACAGGTGATCGAGGCGGAGCGCCGCGCCCAGAGTCCCGCATCCAACCGTACCTGGGTCTACCAGATGAACTGGCCGTCGCCGGTGGCGGGTGGCAAGTTTAAAGCGCCACATACGCTCGATATTCCGTTCTTTTTCGACAATTTAGCGCTCTCTCCGGGCATGATCGGCGCCACAAAGGACGAAATTCGCCGCGCCCAGCCTCTGGCGGAGGCCATGAGCCAGACGCTGATCACCTATGCAAAAACCGGCAATCCGAACAATCGGGCGATCCCGCAGTGGCCCTCCTACGACCTATCGAAGCGTTTCACCATGATGTGGGAGACAAAGCCTCTGGTCGCCAGCGATCCGCGCGGAGAGGAGCGTAGATTGGCGGCGCAGGCGCACTACCGCCAGCCCGGCACATAA
- a CDS encoding UDP-glucose--hexose-1-phosphate uridylyltransferase, with amino-acid sequence MDALWLQSPHRRWNPLRREWVVVSPHRTQRPWQGQTETPATPAVLQHDPGCYLCPGNLRANGDRTPQYDSTFVFENDFAALKPDVPQAALSLDPSGLLRAETERGICRVLCFDPRHDLTLATMPVAKIRNVVEMWTAQAAELGARPEIQYVQIFENRGAMMGASNPHPHGQIWATEHIPNEPLLELAAQREFYAQHGEPLLASYLRTELAQQERIVAQNETWGVVLPFWAVWPFETLLLPKRSVASFDALTSSERDGLAAILHTLTAGYNRVFDTPFPYSMGFHPAPSDGEEHPEWTMHAHFYPPLLRSATVRKFMVGFELLGSPQRDITPESAAATLRSVMQSFGGLPIAVQE; translated from the coding sequence ATGGACGCGCTCTGGCTGCAGTCGCCGCATCGCCGTTGGAACCCCTTACGCCGCGAGTGGGTAGTGGTTTCTCCGCACCGCACGCAGCGTCCCTGGCAGGGGCAGACGGAAACTCCCGCCACGCCCGCCGTTCTGCAGCATGATCCCGGCTGCTACCTCTGCCCCGGAAACCTCCGCGCCAACGGTGATCGCACGCCGCAGTATGACAGCACCTTCGTCTTTGAGAATGACTTTGCCGCGCTGAAGCCCGATGTGCCGCAGGCTGCGCTGTCGCTCGATCCCTCCGGCCTTCTGCGCGCTGAGACCGAGCGCGGTATCTGCCGCGTGCTCTGCTTCGATCCGCGTCACGACCTCACACTGGCGACGATGCCCGTCGCAAAGATTCGCAACGTGGTGGAGATGTGGACGGCGCAGGCCGCGGAGCTGGGAGCACGGCCGGAGATCCAGTACGTGCAGATCTTCGAGAACCGCGGCGCCATGATGGGCGCCAGCAATCCACATCCGCACGGACAGATCTGGGCCACCGAACACATCCCCAATGAGCCCCTTCTGGAGCTTGCCGCACAGCGTGAGTTCTACGCGCAGCACGGGGAGCCGTTACTGGCTTCGTATCTGCGGACCGAGCTGGCGCAGCAGGAACGCATCGTCGCGCAGAACGAGACCTGGGGGGTCGTGCTGCCCTTCTGGGCCGTATGGCCGTTTGAGACGCTGTTGCTGCCCAAACGTTCCGTTGCTTCCTTCGACGCGCTCACCAGCTCTGAGCGCGACGGTCTGGCGGCAATCCTGCATACTCTCACGGCGGGCTACAACCGCGTCTTCGATACGCCCTTCCCATATTCCATGGGCTTCCATCCCGCACCCTCGGATGGCGAAGAGCACCCGGAGTGGACCATGCATGCCCACTTCTATCCGCCGCTTCTGCGCTCGGCAACCGTACGCAAGTTCATGGTCGGCTTTGAGCTTCTCGGCTCTCCGCAACGCGACATTACGCCGGAGTCCGCCGCCGCAACCCTCCGTTCCGTCATGCAGTCATTTGGCGGTTTGCCCATCGCCGTTCAAGAATGA
- the galK gene encoding galactokinase: MTASTDQQTTLFRAPARVNLLGEHTDYSGGWVLPIAISYYTQVRISPSVDGRYSFRSLQFEGVAEGDLHTLKTRHHTWSDYPVGVLQELAKLGIAPPPFAMEVSGNVPLGAGLSSSASIEVASCMAMLRLSGSSMTDAEIALLCQRAENLFVESPCGIMDQFVVTAGTEGHALLLQTRDLTYELVPVTTGALAGLSIVACNSMVKHSVATGDYGSRRKGVEAGQQVLRETFPGLRDLGDATVQQLEQCRDNMSHEAYKRCFHVITENARVLSAREALMAGDAKRFGELMLASHISQRDEFEDSCEEIDFLVDTAMAQPGCLGARLTGGGFGGCTVNLVKKDEVPAFSRAIIRAYQARYGIDPEIYLCDAVDGAVELAAKENA, from the coding sequence ATGACCGCCAGCACTGACCAGCAAACCACCCTCTTCCGTGCTCCCGCGCGCGTCAATCTGCTGGGCGAACATACGGACTACAGCGGAGGATGGGTGCTGCCCATCGCCATCTCCTACTACACCCAGGTGCGCATCTCTCCCTCTGTCGATGGGCGTTACAGCTTTCGCAGCCTCCAGTTCGAGGGCGTGGCCGAAGGCGACCTGCACACTCTGAAGACACGCCACCACACCTGGAGCGACTACCCTGTGGGTGTTCTGCAGGAGCTGGCAAAGCTGGGGATCGCTCCGCCACCCTTTGCCATGGAGGTCAGTGGCAACGTGCCGCTCGGTGCGGGACTCAGCTCCTCGGCTTCCATTGAGGTGGCCTCCTGCATGGCCATGCTGCGGCTGAGCGGATCCTCGATGACCGATGCGGAGATCGCCCTTCTGTGTCAGCGCGCCGAGAACCTCTTCGTGGAGTCCCCCTGCGGCATCATGGACCAGTTCGTGGTCACCGCCGGTACAGAGGGGCACGCTCTTCTGCTGCAAACACGCGACCTCACCTATGAGCTTGTGCCGGTGACTACAGGCGCCCTGGCCGGCCTCAGCATCGTGGCCTGCAACTCCATGGTCAAGCACTCGGTGGCAACCGGAGACTACGGCTCGCGCCGCAAGGGTGTCGAAGCAGGGCAGCAGGTACTGCGCGAAACCTTTCCCGGCCTGCGCGATCTGGGCGATGCCACCGTGCAGCAGTTGGAACAATGCAGGGACAACATGTCGCATGAAGCCTACAAGCGTTGCTTCCACGTGATTACGGAGAACGCCCGCGTTTTGTCTGCCCGCGAAGCCCTGATGGCGGGCGATGCGAAGCGCTTTGGCGAGTTGATGCTGGCCTCGCACATCAGCCAGAGAGACGAGTTTGAAGACAGTTGCGAAGAGATCGACTTCCTTGTGGACACGGCCATGGCACAGCCCGGCTGCCTCGGTGCACGCCTCACCGGCGGCGGCTTCGGCGGCTGCACCGTCAACCTGGTGAAGAAAGACGAGGTCCCGGCATTCTCTCGGGCGATCATCCGTGCTTACCAGGCCCGCTACGGAATTGATCCTGAGATCTACCTCTGCGATGCCGTGGATGGCGCCGTGGAACTCGCCGCAAAGGAGAATGCCTAA
- a CDS encoding LacI family DNA-binding transcriptional regulator has protein sequence MSGSADKPNGIREIAEALGVSIGTVDRALHGRPGISPQTRDSVLRMAKKLNYKPNFAARNLKLSRTLRFGIFLPERIAVYFDSMQAGMQAAAERLTTGTPLELKFFRFPRLGDGDVECMERARWHQFDGVVLAPGNPSGLSTLFRDSSAPPLLFIGSDAPLLDRIASVSSDATVSGRIAADLLGRVLPQPAKVAMIAGDLRIQDHGEKLRGFSESLAVHAPQLTLLPPLESHDNPEEGYEAARKLLRRHPALGGLYLGTANSLPVLRAVDEAKLLGRLKIVTTDLFPELVPLIESDRILCSLHQRPFTQGKMAVEMLYAHVLGLKPVPPITRLAPHLVLRSNLSLFADGLDQEASLLPDS, from the coding sequence GTGTCCGGAAGCGCAGACAAGCCAAACGGAATTCGCGAAATTGCTGAAGCCCTCGGGGTCTCCATCGGCACCGTAGACCGTGCCCTGCATGGCCGTCCAGGCATCAGTCCACAGACGCGCGACAGCGTTCTGCGCATGGCGAAGAAGCTGAACTACAAGCCCAACTTCGCCGCGCGCAACCTCAAGCTCTCACGAACACTCCGCTTCGGCATATTTCTTCCCGAACGGATCGCCGTCTACTTCGACAGCATGCAGGCAGGCATGCAGGCTGCCGCCGAACGGCTGACGACAGGCACACCGCTCGAACTGAAGTTCTTTCGCTTTCCTCGTTTGGGCGATGGTGACGTGGAATGCATGGAACGTGCCCGCTGGCATCAGTTTGATGGTGTAGTGCTCGCACCGGGTAATCCTTCCGGTCTCTCAACGCTCTTCCGTGACTCCTCCGCGCCGCCGCTGTTGTTCATCGGCAGCGATGCTCCCTTGCTGGACCGCATTGCCTCCGTCTCGTCCGATGCAACGGTCAGCGGCCGCATCGCGGCCGATCTGCTGGGCCGCGTTTTGCCGCAGCCGGCGAAGGTCGCCATGATCGCCGGAGATCTCCGCATTCAGGATCACGGTGAAAAACTGCGTGGCTTCTCGGAGTCCCTGGCCGTGCACGCACCGCAACTCACCCTTCTACCGCCGCTGGAGTCGCATGACAATCCGGAAGAGGGATATGAAGCCGCGCGGAAGCTGCTGCGCAGGCACCCCGCCCTGGGCGGCCTCTACCTGGGAACGGCGAATAGCCTTCCCGTTCTCCGGGCTGTGGATGAGGCAAAGCTGCTGGGCAGGTTGAAGATCGTGACCACGGACCTGTTTCCGGAACTTGTCCCCCTCATTGAGAGCGACCGCATCCTGTGCTCGCTGCATCAGCGTCCGTTTACGCAGGGAAAGATGGCAGTCGAGATGCTGTATGCCCACGTTCTGGGCTTGAAGCCGGTACCGCCCATCACGCGCCTAGCGCCCCACCTTGTGCTGCGCAGCAATCTCTCCTTGTTCGCCGACGGACTGGACCAGGAAGCCTCGCTTCTGCCGGATTCCTAG
- a CDS encoding DegT/DnrJ/EryC1/StrS family aminotransferase — translation MSLDLEKPIRTRPLPDEFPGVHSMDEDEAEAAIRIIRSKSLYRYYGVHPQHEVSSFEEEFARFLEARHVLAVTSGTSALHVALSALKIGPGDEVIVPAYMWVSVVAAVVNLGAIPVLAEIDDTFGLDPRDVERRITPRTAGIVAVHMNGCAVNIHRLAEVARRNGIFLLEDCAQCVGATVGGQRVGTFGDMAIFSFQLNKNMTVGEAGAVVTNDERLYRKAVAVHDAGYSRGLDEDLQMDDIASYSWGRGVRLDELRAAVLRVQLGKVETTISRMRRSKNRILESLYAHQQLSFRRRVDAAGDTSCFLLTIFPDRDSARQVNRLMRQHGIATKSPDTSNVLLANYGMHIYSNIPALVQKTGTDKRGFPWTLAENRDSVYSYAHGACPASDDLFERTQLLVVPSCLTAQDEDDIVESFHRALDAVFGSVAAPANRFTAGECLITPCG, via the coding sequence ATGAGTCTTGATCTCGAAAAGCCGATCCGTACACGGCCATTGCCGGATGAATTCCCCGGCGTCCATTCGATGGACGAGGACGAGGCTGAGGCCGCGATTCGCATCATTCGCAGCAAATCGCTCTATCGCTACTACGGCGTTCATCCACAGCACGAGGTCTCCTCCTTTGAAGAGGAGTTCGCCCGCTTCCTGGAAGCGCGGCATGTGCTGGCCGTAACCAGCGGAACCTCTGCTCTGCATGTCGCCCTGAGCGCCCTGAAAATTGGCCCCGGCGACGAAGTGATCGTTCCCGCCTACATGTGGGTATCGGTCGTTGCGGCCGTGGTGAACCTCGGCGCGATCCCGGTGCTCGCGGAGATCGACGACACCTTCGGCCTGGACCCGCGCGATGTCGAGCGCAGAATCACCCCGCGCACAGCAGGCATCGTGGCCGTACACATGAACGGCTGCGCGGTGAACATTCACCGCCTGGCGGAGGTAGCTCGCCGCAACGGCATCTTCCTGCTGGAAGACTGCGCCCAGTGCGTGGGAGCCACCGTCGGCGGCCAGCGCGTGGGAACCTTCGGAGACATGGCCATCTTCAGCTTCCAGCTGAACAAGAACATGACCGTCGGAGAAGCCGGCGCCGTTGTCACCAACGACGAGCGGCTTTACCGCAAAGCGGTGGCCGTGCACGATGCCGGCTACTCCCGAGGCCTGGATGAAGATCTGCAGATGGATGACATCGCTTCCTATAGCTGGGGACGTGGCGTTCGTCTCGATGAACTGCGTGCCGCCGTCCTGCGGGTGCAACTGGGCAAGGTGGAAACCACGATCAGCCGGATGCGCCGCAGCAAGAACCGCATCCTGGAGTCGCTGTACGCTCATCAGCAGCTCAGCTTCCGCCGTCGCGTGGATGCAGCAGGAGACACCAGCTGCTTCCTTCTGACCATCTTTCCCGATCGCGATTCGGCCCGGCAGGTCAACCGGCTGATGCGTCAGCATGGCATTGCGACCAAGTCGCCGGACACCAGCAACGTGCTGCTCGCCAACTACGGCATGCACATCTACTCCAACATCCCCGCCCTGGTGCAGAAGACTGGCACGGACAAACGCGGCTTCCCCTGGACGCTGGCGGAGAACCGCGATTCCGTCTACAGCTACGCCCACGGAGCCTGTCCGGCCTCCGATGATCTGTTCGAGCGTACGCAGTTGCTGGTCGTGCCATCCTGCCTCACCGCGCAGGATGAAGACGATATCGTCGAGTCGTTCCATCGCGCACTGGACGCGGTATTTGGCTCCGTAGCCGCCCCGGCCAACCGCTTTACCGCGGGCGAATGCCTGATTACTCCCTGCGGCTGA